The following is a genomic window from Leclercia sp. AS011.
GCCAGCACGAACAGCGCAATACTGCCGAAAATAATGAACGGACGACGGCCAAACCGGTCGCTCAGCAGACCCATAATCGGCTGCACAAACAGCATCCCCACCATGATGGCGATGATGATCAGCACGCCGTGATCTTCTGAGTAATGCAGGTTATGCGACAGGTAGCTCGGCATATAGGTCAGCAGCATGTAATAGGTCACGTTGGTGGAGATCACCAGACCAATACAGGTCAGCAGGCTACGCCAGTGCTTTGTTGCAATCTCTTTGAACGAGACTTTCGGACCGTCCTGCAGCCCTTCACGATCGCCCTGCTCCAGCTTATCGACATGCTGCTGGAACGCCGGGGTCTCTTCTAACGCGTGACGCAGATAGAGGCCAATAAGCCCCAGCGGCAGCGCCAGGAAGAACGGAATACGCCAGCCCCAGGAGAGGAAGTTCTCTTCGCCCACCACGGTGGAGAGCAGCACAACCACGCCCGCGCCCAGCACGAACCCGGCAATAGAGCCGAAGTCGAGCCAGCTGCCCATAAAGCCGCGCTTGCGGTCCGGTGAGTATTCGGCAACAAAAATTGATGCGCCGGTATATTCACCGCCGACCGAGAAGCCCTGGGCCATCTTACACAGCAGCAGCAGGATCGGCGCCCAGATGCCTATGCTTGCATAGGACGGGATCAGCCCGATACAGAAGGTACTGACCGACATGATCACTATCGTGATGGCGAGGATTTTCTGGCGGCCATACTTGTCCCCCAGCATCCCGAAGAACAGACCCCCGAGCGGGCGGATAAGGAAAGGAACAGAGAATGTCCCGAGGGCAGCAATCATCTGCACACTGGGATCGGCACCGGGGAAGAAGACTTTACCCAGCGCATAGGCCACAAAGCCATACACACCAAAATCGAACCATTCCATCGCATTACCGAGCGAGGCGGCGGTGATCGCTTTGCGCAGTTTACCGTCGTCAATAATGGTGACGTCGCGCAGGGTGATCGGTTTAACTTTTTTCCTTTTCAGCATTGCTATCCTCGTTGACTAAGCCCAGTGCTCACCACAGCGCTTACGGCGCTCTGTGGAACCCGGGAAGCGCCTCATGCGCATTCTCCTTTCTCAAGCGTAGCAGGTTTACTTACACTGACCTTTCGGAGCGGTACAACCGAACCTGTGACGCCTGTCTGGGCTGTTAATGATGCCTTTACCCTACCAGCGTTTATATTTGTGATCAACTTCACATATATTTTTAAGGTTTCCCCCAGAAGTGTCAAAAGTGTAAATAACCCGTCATGCGTTATTTCTCAAACCTGCATCTAAAAATACGCTTTCCGGCGTTATTATTTGCTGTCAAATCAAAAAATCGCGACATTTATTTACAATGCGTTCACAGCCCTTCTAATAATCAAAATGCAGATCCCCGGTTTCCGTAAAATATGTGATCGAGATAACTAAAACGCTGTTTTATTTTCATTGAATCATCATTCCAACGATCGCATCATAAGTCCGTCAAAACGAGTCCGGTGGCCTTCAGATGAAGGTTTAAAAAACCAGGCTGGTTATATCTGCTGTATGAATGACGAATAGCCTGACGCCTCAAAGTCACAATTCGTTGAATTCATTAGATTATTAAATATCACTTGTCCGCTGGCGATGCGTGATGAGATGTGAGGGTTAATGATGAAGATTAAAGCCGCGATTGAACGTATCCCCGGGGGGATGATGCTGGTTCCGCTGGTGCTGGGTGCAATTTTAAATACCTTAGCCCCTAATACCGGAGCCTATTTTGGTGGATTCACCAAAGGCATGATTACCGGGACAGTACCGATTCTGGCGGTATGGTTCTTCTGTATCGGCGCCTCCATTAATTTACGGGCAACGGGCACCGTATTACGTAAATCCGGTACGCTGGTGATTACCAAAATTGCCGTGGCCTGGGTAGTGGCGATGATTTGCGCCATGTTTATCCCGGAAAATGGTATTCAGACCGGCTTCTTCGCTGGCCTCTCCGTGCTGGCGATTGTCTCTGCGATGGACATGACCAACGGCGGTCTGTACGCCAGCCTGATGAACCAGTACGGCACCAAAGAAGAGTCCGGCGCCTTCGTGCTGATGTCTCTGGAATCCGGCCCGCTGATGACCATGCTGATCCTCGGCTCCGCCGGTCTGGCCTCCTTTGAACCCCACCACTTTGTCGGCGCCGTCCTGCCGTTCCTGATCGGTTTTGCCCTCGGCAACCTCGACCACGATCTGCGTGACTTCTTCAGCAAAGCCACCCCGGTGCTGATCCCGTTCTTCGGCTTCGCGCTGGGTAACACCATCAACCTGAACGTGATTCTGGATACCGGCCTGCTGGGTATCGTGCTGGGTGTGGCGGTTATCATCATCACCGGTATTCCGCTGATTATTGCCGACCGTGTTATCGGTGGAGGGAATGGTACTGCGGGTGTCGCCGCCTCGTCCGCAGCGGGTGCTGCTGTAGCGAACCCGGTCATTATCGCCCAGATTAACCCGGCGTTCGAACCGGTTGCCGCTTCCGCCACCGCGCTGGTTGCTGCAAGCGTCATCGTCACCGCGATTCTGGTTCCGATTATTACCGCGCTGTATGCCAGACGCTTCGGTCAGGTCCCGGCGAATAATGCGGAACAGACGCCGGTTGAATCACTGCATCACTAATGAATATCCAGACCCTCTCCCCGCCCGGGGAGAGGGTAAAACCTTACTCCCCAAACACCTCGTCCACCATCGCTTTTGCCAGCCTGGCCGCCGAACAGAGTCTCGGCATCCCCAGCGCCACGTTCTGCCAGCTCTGCGTCACTGACCAACACACCGGATGCCGGTCGGCATCACACCAGTCCCCCAGCCAGCCAAGCATATCTTTATGATCGATAATCCCCGGCGTACTGGGCGTGGTCAGCCACTGATGGTAAAAATGGCGGGTCGCAGGCGCGGCATTGATCCCCTGCGCCAGGTAGTTCGCCACCATGCTGCACAGGTTATCTTTGAGCATGGCGCTGACATCGGCATTCGCCAGCCGACAGGCGTCGCCGAACGCCCCCCAGCGCAGCTCCTCCAGCACCACATAGCCGCGACCGGCCAGCGACCAGCCGTCATAGTGCCCGGCCCGCCAGCGGGTAAAAATCTGTTCGCTGTGAACGCCTGCCTGCACCGTTAACCCGCGCTGGGTTAACGCCTTCTCTTTAAACTGGGCGCGTTGATGGAAATGCGCGGAGAGGATTTCATACTGATGCACCAGCCCAATGGGGGGTTGGTTACGCAGATTAGCCTGCTGGCGCAGCGTGGTCAGGGTCTGGGTCATGCGGGTCAACGCCAGATGGCCGGGATCCACCATGCCCGCCAGCTTCTCCGCCAGCCCGAGCCGCAGCACAGCATTTTCGCTGAACATTCCCCCCATCGCCCACTGGCGAAGCTGAGCCTGCGCCATGATCTCCTGGGTTAAACGTTCACGAAAGTGCTGCTGTTGCGACCCTACAGAGGTGTGACGCTGCGCGTCAGCCCCCTGCACCAGATCGACCATAAATTTAGGATGAATACATTCCAGCGTCCGCCCGGGACCGTCCAGTAAGTGTTTTGTCATGGTTGCTCTGCCGCGAATAGCGTTTGAATATCATCGCGTAACAGTCGGGTGTCTTCCTGAATCCACGTCGCAGTCGTAATACATTGCTGCAACAGCTGGCTGAGCGCACGTGTGGCATGCTCATTCTGCTGACGCACCGCGAGGCTATCACGCAAGCTTTCCTGTAACCCTGCCAGGCATAAGGAGAATTCTGCAAAGAATGTCGCCATACCTGCTGTAACAGAGACATCGACCTGGGCGCGCAAAGCTTTACGGATTTGTTCACAAAAGTGATCGATATGCTGATTAAATTTCTCATGAAGCTGTGACACGTTGATAACATACCGCGTCCGCGTCATCACATAATCTTCCCAGCCCCAGCCCGGATTGTTCAACCAGCGGGAGACCGTCTCGCGCAGGGCGCTGCCGGCACCCTGGGACTGACCGGCAGGCTCACTCTCCTGGGCGATGGCATCGCTGAACAGCCCCCGGGTATTAAAGTTAAGCTGGTTGGCCTGAAACGCCGGGAAGCTGATCCGCGCCCGGAAACCAGCATGGCTCAACTCTTCTTTAATGCGCGTTTCAATCGGGCGCATGGCGTCGTTCAGCGACCGCGCCAGCGTAGTCTCCAGCTGGTCGAAACGCAGCCCCAGTTCCCGACCGATTTTTGCCTGCGCATCCAGCATGACCATCTCGCAGGAGGAGCGGATTTTACTCAGCAGGATCTGCGCCTGGCCTTCATCGTCCAGCACCAGTTGACCGGGCGTTGCCGTGGCATCAGCACGCTGTTTATGCGGATCAAACCCCGCCAGATCGAACATATTGTCGGGATTAAAGACATGCGAAATGGCGAGTTTGATCTCGTTCTGCTGGGAGGTGAGAAACAGGTCCGTGGCGCTCAGGGCCTGGCTCACCTCATGCCGTACCTCATCGCTCACCGTCGCCTGACGGGAGTGAAGCAGCGCCATGTCCTCTTCCAGACGGGTAATATTGTGCTGCAACTCGTCGAAGGCCACCGTCAGCCCCTGATAGCGGAAATCCAGGTACTCGCGGGCGTTCTGGGCGTAGTTCAACAGCTTATGCGACGCGGAGCGTAACGCGTACAGCGAGGCGTTGGCGTAGGCGGCGTGGATCAGCTTGCGGATCGGCTGCTCAAACAGGGAGTCCTCCCACAGCAGGTCGGCAGAGTGGCGAACGTGTTCAATATCATCCAGATCGGCAGTGCGCCAGCGGCGGCCCAGCGCGGCTTCGGCGAAGTCCTGCACCCAGCGCTGCTCCTGGTGATCGGGCAACTTGCCGTGCATCTCCAGTTCGTGGCGCGCCCGGTTCGCCAGGTATCCCCACATCGACGAGACCGGGAAGATCTGCCCCGGGGAGATATGGCCCTTCATCAGGGTGCCGGAGATCATCGCCCGGATCTGCTCTTCATCATCGCTGTTGCGGTCTTTCTGATCGAACTTATTGACCAGCGCGTACAGTGGCACCGACTTACCGACGGCGGAGATGGCCAGCCGCACTTCGGCATCCGAGATCGACTTCAGCTGGGTATAGTCCATCACCGCCAGCACCGCCGACGCGCGGGCAAGCTGCTCGGTGAGCATTTTTTGCAGATGCGGCTGTCCGGCCTCGTTCGGCCCCGGGGTATCCAGCAGGGTTAATTGCCCCAGATGCCCATCCAGCCCGGCCAGATGGACAAACTCCACCTCAATAACCGGGATATTCTCGATCGCGGCATAGGCCGGGAACGGAAATTCTGTGCCCAGCGCCTGGGAGAGCCGCACTAAATCATTGAGGTTTTTTAAACAGATAAATATCGGCTGAGCACCCAGATAATGTTTTTCAAATGCTTCGCCGGCTTCAATGCGCCCGAGCAGCGCATTCATGTCTTTGTCAATTTCCAGCTGCTGCGCCAGCTTGCCGCGATCGTAATTGGCGAGCTTCTTCTGCATCTGCTTAATTAAGGTATCAATGGGCGCGACGTGAGAAAAATGCAGCACCGGCTCTTTCTGGCCGGGCGTGTGGCGGATCAGCGTCGGCAACGCGGTCATCGGGCGGTTGCGATTGGGCAACACTTCGGTGCCCACGATAGCGTTGATGGTTGTGGATTTCCCGGCTTTCATGGTGCCCACGATCGCCAGCACCATCTCCAGGCGGGTAATTTTGCGCAGCTCATTATTGAGCATCGACTGCTGCGCCTCTAAGCCACGGGCACTAAAATGCAGGGGTAAGACATTGCTGGTTTCACCAGTAATCGCCGAGGTGGCACTGTCCAGCATCGCGGCAGGCATGGCGCTCAGCGCCTCAAGATTCTGCAATGAGAGCTGCAACAGCCTTTCGGCTTCCTGGCTCAATTCAAATATAGTTTGTGTGTGCATAGTTAAAAGCCTTCCCTTAACACAAATTTTATATAACCGAATTGTTTTTAGAATGAAGGATCGGCTTATATGATTACGTGTTGTAAATATGTTCGAAGCAATATAATTCTGTCATGACAGTAAAAATATATTCTTACAGCGCGTGAAGTAGCGGAGCGCGCTCCTTCGGTCAGGGAAACCGAAAGATTAAGAGCCTAGCTCAAATTTTAAAAACTTCAGGAAAATTCAGCATTAGTTACCCACCAAAAATGGGGGGTAAATCATCCCGTGCAGACCGGGGATGGCGATTAAAGCATGTAAGTGAAATATCATTAGCGTCTTAACCTTATCTGAAATGACACAACGTATCAATTTGCCGCAATAAAATATTGTCGCTTTTAATCAGGCGCGTTTCTTTTCTGCGTCTGACCTCCAGCATCACCCAGGTCACTGACAGTCCATGTCATTCAAAAGATTATTTTTCGCCAAAAGCGAAAAATAATGTCACCGACAACAGTAAGGACTTGCGTTATACTTGCCGCCTTTTTCGACAACCTGTCGATTTTTGGCGGGCCTGATTGCCGCCGGTTCGCACTATTTTGAGGAGAACACCATGTCACTGCCACACTGTCCGAAATGCAGCTCTGAATATACCTACGAAGATAACGGGATATTCATTTGCCCGGAATGCGCTTACGAATGGAACAACGCAGAACCTGCGCAAGAGAGCGATGAACTGATCGTTAAAGATGCCAACGGCAACCTGCTGGCCGACGGCGATAACGTCACCGTTATCAAAGATCTGAAGGTCAAAGGCAGCTCGTCGATGCTGAAGATCGGGACCAAAGTCAAAGGCATCCGCCTGGTTGAAGGCGACCACAACATCGACTGCAAAATTGACGGCTTCGGCCCGATGAAGCTGAAATCCGAGTTCGTGAAAAAGAACTGATGTCTGTAGGCCCGGCAAAAGCGCCGGGCCTACAAATACCGAACTACACTTAACGGGCTTCTCTTTACCTGAGGTAATGATTATGCCGTTAAGTCCCTACATCTCATTCGCCGGTAACTGCGCAGAGGCCACCGCCTTCTATCAGCAGGCCGTCGGCGCTGAACTCCTCTATAAAATCACCTATGGCGAAATGCCCAAAGACGACAACACCGAAGAGGGTTGCCCGTCCGGCATGTCGTTCCCGGACTCCGCTATCGCCCACTCCAACGTGCGCATCGCCGGCAGCGATATCATGATGAGTGACGCCCAGCCCGGCGGCGGAACCCCCTATGCTGGCTTTACCCTCGTGCTTGACACCCAGGACGTCGCCGAAGGCAAGCGCTGGTTCGATAACCTGGCCGCAGGCGGCAATATTGAAATGGCCTGGCAGGAGACCTTCTGGGCGCACGGCTTTGGCAAAGTCACCGATAAATACGGCGTACCCTGGATGATCAACGTCGTTAAACAGCAATGACCCCGACGGCGGGCGTTCGTGCCCGCCTGTCATCCCTTTCACGTCAACTCTTCAAACTCCCGCAACCAACACTTAACCCAAATGTCACATTGATCCGCCAGCATGAGGCCACATTTATCGTGAGGCCCCGCACATGCAAACTGTCATCCGCGTCGAGAAACTGAGCAAGACCTTCCATCACAATAAGGCTCTGCATGCCGTTGATCTCACCGTCCGGCAGGGCGAAATGGTGGCGCTGCTGGGGCCATCCGGTTCAGGTAAATCCACCCTTCTGCGCCATTTGAGCGGGCTTATCACCTGCGATAAAACGCCGGAAAGCCACGTCGAGCTGCTGGGCAATACGGTGCAGCGCGCGGGTCGTCTGGCAAGCGATATCCGCAAGAGTCGCGCCCAGACGGGCTACATCTTCCAGCAGTTCAATCTGGTGAACCGCCTGACGGTGCTGGAGAACGTGCTGATTGGCGCGCTCGGCAGCACCCCGTTCTGGCGCACCTGTCTGCGCTGGTTCTCTCCTTCCCAGAAGCAAGAAGCGCTACACGCCCTGACCCGCGTGGGCATGGCCCACTTCGCCCACCAGCGCGTCTCCACCCTGTCCGGTGGACAGCAGCAGCGCGTCGCCATTGCCCGGGCGCTGATGCAGAAAGCCAAAATTATTCTCGCTGACGAACCCATTGCCTCGCTGGATCCGGAGTCCGCCCGCATCGTAATGGAAACCCTGCGCGACATTAACCAGAAAGACGGCATCACCGTGGTGGTGACGCTGCATCAGGTGGATTACGCCCTGCGCTACTGCGAGCGCATCGTCGCCCTGCGTCAGGGGCACGTGTTCTTTGATGGCGCGAGTCATCAGTTTGATAACGAACGTTTTGACCATCTCTATCGCAGCATTAACCGCGTCGAAGAGAACGCGCAGGCTGCTTAACGTCCCCACAACGAGGAATGGAAATGAGCTATAAAACGGTTGCCGCGCTGGCCTTCACCAGCATGTTCAGCATCAGCACCCTGTTAAGCCCGGCCTACGCCGAGGAGCAGGAAAAAGCGCTGAACTTTGGCATCATTTCGACGGAATCACAGCAGAACCTGAAGCCCCAGTGGGAACCCTTCCTGAAAGACATGGAAACCAGACTGGGGATCAAAGTGAACGCCTTCTTCGCCCCGGACTATGCGGGCATCATCCAGGGGATGCGCTTCAACAAAGTGGACATCGCCTGGTACGGCAACCTCTCCGCCATGGAAGCGGTGGACCGCGCCAACGGCCAGGTCTTCGCCCAGACTGTCGCGGCAGATGGTTCTCCGGGCTACTGGAGCGTGCTGATCGTGAACAAAGACAGCCCGATCAACAACCTCAATGACATGCTCGCCAAACGCAAA
Proteins encoded in this region:
- the phnC gene encoding phosphonate ABC transporter ATP-binding protein, which produces MQTVIRVEKLSKTFHHNKALHAVDLTVRQGEMVALLGPSGSGKSTLLRHLSGLITCDKTPESHVELLGNTVQRAGRLASDIRKSRAQTGYIFQQFNLVNRLTVLENVLIGALGSTPFWRTCLRWFSPSQKQEALHALTRVGMAHFAHQRVSTLSGGQQQRVAIARALMQKAKIILADEPIASLDPESARIVMETLRDINQKDGITVVVTLHQVDYALRYCERIVALRQGHVFFDGASHQFDNERFDHLYRSINRVEENAQAA
- the yjdN gene encoding VOC family metalloprotein YjdN; translated protein: MPLSPYISFAGNCAEATAFYQQAVGAELLYKITYGEMPKDDNTEEGCPSGMSFPDSAIAHSNVRIAGSDIMMSDAQPGGGTPYAGFTLVLDTQDVAEGKRWFDNLAAGGNIEMAWQETFWAHGFGKVTDKYGVPWMINVVKQQ
- the crfC gene encoding clamp-binding protein CrfC; its protein translation is MHTQTIFELSQEAERLLQLSLQNLEALSAMPAAMLDSATSAITGETSNVLPLHFSARGLEAQQSMLNNELRKITRLEMVLAIVGTMKAGKSTTINAIVGTEVLPNRNRPMTALPTLIRHTPGQKEPVLHFSHVAPIDTLIKQMQKKLANYDRGKLAQQLEIDKDMNALLGRIEAGEAFEKHYLGAQPIFICLKNLNDLVRLSQALGTEFPFPAYAAIENIPVIEVEFVHLAGLDGHLGQLTLLDTPGPNEAGQPHLQKMLTEQLARASAVLAVMDYTQLKSISDAEVRLAISAVGKSVPLYALVNKFDQKDRNSDDEEQIRAMISGTLMKGHISPGQIFPVSSMWGYLANRARHELEMHGKLPDHQEQRWVQDFAEAALGRRWRTADLDDIEHVRHSADLLWEDSLFEQPIRKLIHAAYANASLYALRSASHKLLNYAQNAREYLDFRYQGLTVAFDELQHNITRLEEDMALLHSRQATVSDEVRHEVSQALSATDLFLTSQQNEIKLAISHVFNPDNMFDLAGFDPHKQRADATATPGQLVLDDEGQAQILLSKIRSSCEMVMLDAQAKIGRELGLRFDQLETTLARSLNDAMRPIETRIKEELSHAGFRARISFPAFQANQLNFNTRGLFSDAIAQESEPAGQSQGAGSALRETVSRWLNNPGWGWEDYVMTRTRYVINVSQLHEKFNQHIDHFCEQIRKALRAQVDVSVTAGMATFFAEFSLCLAGLQESLRDSLAVRQQNEHATRALSQLLQQCITTATWIQEDTRLLRDDIQTLFAAEQP
- a CDS encoding zinc ribbon domain-containing protein YjdM translates to MSLPHCPKCSSEYTYEDNGIFICPECAYEWNNAEPAQESDELIVKDANGNLLADGDNVTVIKDLKVKGSSSMLKIGTKVKGIRLVEGDHNIDCKIDGFGPMKLKSEFVKKN
- the proP gene encoding glycine betaine/L-proline transporter ProP, with protein sequence MLKRKKVKPITLRDVTIIDDGKLRKAITAASLGNAMEWFDFGVYGFVAYALGKVFFPGADPSVQMIAALGTFSVPFLIRPLGGLFFGMLGDKYGRQKILAITIVIMSVSTFCIGLIPSYASIGIWAPILLLLCKMAQGFSVGGEYTGASIFVAEYSPDRKRGFMGSWLDFGSIAGFVLGAGVVVLLSTVVGEENFLSWGWRIPFFLALPLGLIGLYLRHALEETPAFQQHVDKLEQGDREGLQDGPKVSFKEIATKHWRSLLTCIGLVISTNVTYYMLLTYMPSYLSHNLHYSEDHGVLIIIAIMVGMLFVQPIMGLLSDRFGRRPFIIFGSIALFVLAIPAFIMINSDVIGLIFAGLLMLAVILNCFIGVMASTLPAMFPTHIRYSALAAAFNISVLIAGLTPTLAASLVESTQNLMMPAYYLMVIAVIGLITGLYMKETANLPLKGATPAASDLQEAKEILREHHDNIEQKIEDLDAEIADLQAKRSRLVDQHPRINE
- the kdgT gene encoding 2-keto-3-deoxygluconate transporter; translation: MKIKAAIERIPGGMMLVPLVLGAILNTLAPNTGAYFGGFTKGMITGTVPILAVWFFCIGASINLRATGTVLRKSGTLVITKIAVAWVVAMICAMFIPENGIQTGFFAGLSVLAIVSAMDMTNGGLYASLMNQYGTKEESGAFVLMSLESGPLMTMLILGSAGLASFEPHHFVGAVLPFLIGFALGNLDHDLRDFFSKATPVLIPFFGFALGNTINLNVILDTGLLGIVLGVAVIIITGIPLIIADRVIGGGNGTAGVAASSAAGAAVANPVIIAQINPAFEPVAASATALVAASVIVTAILVPIITALYARRFGQVPANNAEQTPVESLHH
- a CDS encoding diguanylate cyclase regulator RdcB family protein gives rise to the protein MTKHLLDGPGRTLECIHPKFMVDLVQGADAQRHTSVGSQQQHFRERLTQEIMAQAQLRQWAMGGMFSENAVLRLGLAEKLAGMVDPGHLALTRMTQTLTTLRQQANLRNQPPIGLVHQYEILSAHFHQRAQFKEKALTQRGLTVQAGVHSEQIFTRWRAGHYDGWSLAGRGYVVLEELRWGAFGDACRLANADVSAMLKDNLCSMVANYLAQGINAAPATRHFYHQWLTTPSTPGIIDHKDMLGWLGDWCDADRHPVCWSVTQSWQNVALGMPRLCSAARLAKAMVDEVFGE